Proteins encoded together in one Janthinobacterium tructae window:
- a CDS encoding LysR family transcriptional regulator, giving the protein MAINEEITLKKLEVFLSFMELNNLARVADALGQSTVSVHRALHSLEDGLRCPLFKREGRSLIPLHAAYTFAESARRALAECEEGVRKVREMSGINPVRLKIGSLYSLTLHCIPQLVIALKLRRPGLDIDLTLGSNRDLLQSLADGRLDAIIIGVQEDEQHAGLVSVPLFQDDVYLAAPLGSPYAGAASVDLQQLHNDKFVTLNEGFVTSQSFNHAFELAGFVPDTAMRVGDIFSLINLVSGGIGYSLLPGRVRAFSSRIELLPLDARYGSHQQITLLMLSSRERDANLLALAAECRLYGRDEKRAGA; this is encoded by the coding sequence ATGGCCATCAACGAAGAAATCACCTTGAAAAAGCTGGAAGTGTTTCTCAGCTTTATGGAATTGAACAACCTGGCGCGCGTGGCCGATGCGCTGGGCCAGAGCACGGTCAGCGTGCACCGCGCCCTGCACTCGCTGGAAGACGGCTTGCGCTGCCCCCTGTTCAAGCGCGAGGGGCGCAGCCTGATCCCCCTGCATGCGGCCTACACCTTTGCCGAATCGGCCCGGCGCGCGCTGGCCGAATGCGAGGAAGGCGTGCGCAAGGTGCGCGAAATGTCGGGCATCAACCCGGTGCGCCTGAAAATCGGTTCGCTGTATTCCTTGACCCTGCACTGCATTCCGCAGCTGGTGATCGCCCTCAAGCTGCGCAGGCCAGGGCTCGACATCGACCTGACCCTGGGCTCGAACCGCGACCTGCTGCAAAGCCTGGCTGACGGCCGGCTGGACGCCATCATCATCGGCGTGCAGGAAGACGAACAGCATGCGGGACTGGTGTCCGTGCCCCTGTTCCAGGACGACGTCTACCTGGCCGCGCCGCTGGGCTCGCCCTATGCGGGGGCGGCATCGGTGGACTTGCAGCAGCTGCACAATGATAAATTCGTCACGCTCAACGAGGGTTTCGTCACCTCGCAAAGCTTCAACCATGCCTTTGAACTGGCAGGATTTGTACCCGACACGGCCATGCGCGTCGGCGACATCTTCTCGCTGATCAACCTGGTCAGCGGCGGCATCGGCTACAGCCTGCTGCCGGGCCGCGTGCGCGCCTTCAGCTCGCGCATCGAACTGCTGCCCCTGGACGCGCGCTACGGCTCGCACCAGCAGATCACCCTGCTGATGCTGAGCAGCCGCGAGCGCGATGCGAATTTGCTGGCGCTGGCGGCGGAGTGCAGGTTGTATGGGCGTGACGAGAAGCGCGCTGGCGCATGA
- the mdcA gene encoding malonate decarboxylase subunit alpha, which produces MSTATAAPAQRQKQWDTRRTEKRRRLDAVRQYANGPVLQQGDMVAVLEALLAPGDRVVLEGNNQKQADFLARMLTQVNPDKIHHLHLIMPSVSLPEHLDLFERGIARKLDFSFAGTQSLRIAQFLQDGLLEVGAIHTYIELYARLFVDLTPNVVMVAGYMADRQGNLYTGPSTEDTPTLVESAAFRDGIVIAQVNQIVDDVSDLPRVDVPGSWIDFVVQSDKPFFIEPLFTRDPRVIKPVHVLMAMMAIRGVYEKHQVQSLNHGIGFNTAAIELILPTYGEQLGLKGKICRNWVLNPHPTLIPAIETGWVESVHCFGAELGMEGYAAARPDVFFTGRDGSMRSNRALCQLAGQYAVDLFIGSTLQMDGLGNSSTVTNGRLAGFGGAPNMGHDPHGRRHPTPAWLDLIETDDPLARGRKLVVQMVETFQDGGQPTIVESLDAVAVGQDSGMPLAPVMIYGDDVTHVLTEEGIAYLYKARSLDERKAMLAAVAGVTPIGLRHDPKTTAKLRADGLIALPEDIGVQRGAANRSLLAAKSIADLVEWSDGLYQPPAKFRSW; this is translated from the coding sequence ATGTCAACCGCCACAGCAGCGCCAGCGCAGCGGCAAAAACAATGGGACACGCGGCGCACCGAGAAACGCCGCCGTCTCGACGCCGTGCGCCAATATGCGAACGGCCCCGTGCTGCAACAGGGCGATATGGTCGCCGTGCTCGAAGCCTTGCTCGCGCCGGGCGACCGCGTTGTTCTTGAAGGCAACAACCAGAAGCAGGCCGACTTTCTTGCCCGCATGCTGACCCAGGTCAATCCCGACAAGATCCACCATCTGCACCTGATCATGCCCAGCGTCAGCCTGCCCGAGCACCTGGACCTGTTCGAGCGGGGCATCGCCCGCAAGCTCGATTTTTCCTTTGCCGGCACGCAAAGCCTGCGCATCGCCCAGTTCCTGCAGGATGGCTTGCTGGAAGTGGGCGCCATCCACACCTATATCGAACTGTATGCGCGCCTGTTCGTCGACCTCACGCCCAACGTCGTCATGGTGGCCGGCTACATGGCCGACCGCCAGGGCAATCTGTACACGGGTCCCAGCACGGAAGACACGCCCACTCTGGTGGAATCGGCGGCCTTCCGCGACGGCATCGTCATTGCCCAGGTGAACCAGATCGTCGACGACGTCAGCGACTTGCCGCGCGTCGACGTGCCCGGCTCGTGGATCGATTTCGTCGTGCAGTCCGACAAACCGTTCTTCATCGAGCCGCTATTTACCCGCGACCCGCGCGTCATTAAACCTGTGCACGTGCTGATGGCCATGATGGCGATCCGCGGCGTATACGAAAAACACCAGGTGCAGTCACTCAATCACGGCATCGGTTTCAATACGGCCGCCATCGAGCTGATTTTGCCCACGTATGGCGAGCAGCTGGGCTTGAAAGGCAAGATTTGTCGCAACTGGGTGCTCAATCCCCATCCGACCCTGATACCGGCCATCGAAACGGGCTGGGTCGAGAGCGTGCACTGCTTCGGCGCGGAGCTGGGCATGGAAGGCTATGCGGCCGCGCGGCCCGACGTCTTTTTCACGGGCCGCGATGGCTCGATGCGCTCGAACCGCGCTCTGTGCCAGCTGGCGGGCCAGTACGCGGTCGACCTGTTCATCGGTTCGACCCTGCAGATGGATGGCCTGGGCAACTCGTCGACCGTGACGAACGGCCGCCTGGCGGGCTTTGGCGGCGCGCCCAACATGGGCCACGATCCGCATGGCCGGCGCCACCCGACACCCGCCTGGCTGGACCTGATCGAGACGGACGATCCGCTGGCGCGCGGCAGGAAGCTGGTGGTGCAGATGGTCGAGACGTTCCAGGACGGCGGCCAGCCGACGATCGTCGAGTCGCTCGATGCCGTGGCCGTGGGCCAGGACAGCGGCATGCCGCTGGCGCCCGTGATGATCTATGGCGACGACGTCACCCACGTGCTGACGGAAGAGGGCATCGCCTATCTGTACAAGGCCCGTTCGCTCGACGAGCGCAAGGCCATGCTGGCGGCGGTGGCCGGCGTGACGCCCATCGGCCTGCGCCATGACCCGAAGACCACGGCGAAATTGCGCGCCGATGGCCTGATCGCGCTGCCCGAGGATATCGGCGTGCAGCGCGGCGCGGCGAACCGCTCGCTGCTGGCCGCGAAAAGCATCGCCGACCTGGTCGAATGGTCCGACGGCCTGTATCAACCCCCCGCCAAATTCAGGAGCTGGTAA
- a CDS encoding triphosphoribosyl-dephospho-CoA synthase: protein MMTMTIALPVRERCAALARQVLQALLDEVTLTPKPGLVDLRSRGAHADLNWALMCHSACVLQPVFAAMADAGAQSEDDDLLRQRIGAIGRDGEALMLTATGGVNTHRGAIWALGLLVTAAAQQGARGASLAPQAVAARAGALARLTDHAAPVATGNKGELACLQYQVDGARGQARAGFPLVTCAGLPALHASRARGDNETTARLNALLAIISQLDDTCVLSRGGEAALLALQAGAARVLAAGGAATAAGSQALLVLEAVALARGVSPGGAADLLAATLFLDRLTEGDAHGNA, encoded by the coding sequence ATGATGACAATGACTATCGCGCTGCCGGTGCGGGAACGCTGCGCCGCGCTGGCGCGGCAGGTGTTGCAGGCGCTGCTCGACGAAGTGACCTTGACGCCGAAACCGGGCCTGGTCGATTTGCGCAGCCGTGGCGCCCACGCGGACTTGAACTGGGCCTTGATGTGTCATTCGGCCTGTGTGCTGCAGCCCGTGTTTGCCGCCATGGCTGACGCTGGCGCGCAGAGTGAAGACGACGACCTGCTGCGCCAGCGCATCGGCGCCATCGGCCGCGATGGCGAAGCGCTGATGCTGACAGCCACGGGCGGCGTCAATACGCACCGGGGCGCCATCTGGGCGCTGGGCTTGCTGGTGACGGCGGCGGCGCAGCAGGGCGCGCGAGGCGCATCGCTGGCGCCGCAAGCCGTGGCGGCGCGGGCCGGTGCGCTGGCCCGCTTGACGGACCACGCTGCGCCTGTCGCCACCGGCAACAAGGGCGAGCTGGCCTGCCTCCAGTATCAGGTGGACGGTGCGCGGGGGCAGGCCCGCGCCGGTTTTCCACTGGTGACGTGCGCCGGGTTGCCGGCTTTGCATGCCTCGCGTGCGCGCGGCGACAACGAAACGACGGCGCGCCTGAACGCCTTGCTGGCAATTATCAGCCAGCTGGACGACACCTGCGTGCTGTCGCGCGGCGGCGAGGCGGCTTTGCTGGCGCTGCAGGCAGGGGCGGCGCGGGTGCTGGCGGCCGGCGGCGCGGCCACTGCCGCCGGATCGCAGGCGCTGCTGGTGCTCGAAGCGGTGGCGCTGGCGCGCGGCGTGTCGCCGGGCGGCGCGGCGGACCTGCTGGCGGCCACCCTGTTCCTGGATCGATTGACAGAAGGAGACGCGCATGGAAACGCGTAA
- a CDS encoding malonate decarboxylase subunit delta: METRNYEFPAGPAAAGRALAGVVGSGDLEVLLQPGDDGVIRIVVNTSVDGKGAVWDALLQRVFGGEPLPAATIVINDCGATPGVVRMRIEQAYEELQAGRAA; the protein is encoded by the coding sequence ATGGAAACGCGTAACTACGAATTTCCCGCCGGGCCGGCGGCGGCAGGGCGGGCCCTGGCCGGCGTGGTCGGTTCGGGCGACCTGGAAGTGCTGCTGCAGCCCGGCGACGATGGCGTGATCCGCATCGTCGTCAACACCTCCGTCGACGGCAAGGGCGCCGTGTGGGATGCGCTCTTGCAGCGCGTATTCGGCGGCGAGCCGCTGCCGGCGGCGACCATCGTCATCAACGATTGCGGCGCCACGCCGGGCGTGGTGCGCATGCGCATCGAGCAAGCTTACGAAGAATTGCAAGCGGGGAGGGCGGCATGA
- a CDS encoding biotin-independent malonate decarboxylase subunit beta: protein MSTLKELLERDSFIERGARSRAKALLDAGSMRELLDPFCGIASPWLPRQGVTAQADDGVVVAKGLFDGQPAVVLAIEGAYQGGSMGEVGGAKIAGALELAARDNRQGVPTRAVILFETGGVRLQEANLGLAAIADIHAAIVDLRRYQPVIGITAGTVGCYGGMSIAAGLCSYLVVTREARLGLNGPAVIEQEAGVDEFDSRNKPFIWSLTGGEQRFHSGLADAYVDDDTAQMRATVAGLFRRGLPAQHRSDQAEGYLARLANVDASVQATPDAVRVTYSKGEAA from the coding sequence ATGAGCACATTGAAGGAATTGCTGGAGCGCGACAGCTTCATCGAACGCGGTGCGCGCAGCCGGGCCAAAGCCTTGCTGGACGCGGGCAGCATGCGCGAGTTGCTCGACCCGTTCTGCGGCATCGCTTCGCCCTGGCTGCCGCGCCAGGGCGTCACGGCCCAGGCGGACGATGGCGTGGTGGTGGCCAAGGGCTTGTTCGACGGCCAGCCGGCCGTGGTGCTGGCCATCGAAGGCGCCTACCAGGGCGGCAGCATGGGCGAAGTGGGCGGCGCGAAGATCGCCGGCGCGCTGGAACTGGCGGCGCGCGACAACCGCCAGGGCGTGCCGACGCGGGCCGTGATCCTGTTCGAGACGGGCGGCGTGCGTCTGCAGGAAGCCAACCTGGGTCTGGCGGCGATTGCCGACATCCATGCCGCCATCGTCGACCTGCGCCGCTACCAGCCCGTGATCGGCATCACGGCCGGCACCGTCGGCTGCTACGGCGGCATGTCGATCGCAGCGGGGCTGTGCAGTTATCTGGTCGTCACGCGCGAGGCGCGCCTGGGCCTGAACGGCCCGGCCGTGATCGAGCAGGAGGCGGGCGTGGACGAATTCGACTCGCGCAACAAACCGTTCATCTGGAGCCTGACGGGCGGCGAACAGCGCTTCCACAGCGGCCTGGCCGATGCCTACGTGGACGACGACACGGCGCAGATGCGCGCCACGGTGGCTGGCTTGTTCCGGCGCGGCCTGCCGGCGCAGCACCGTAGCGATCAGGCGGAAGGCTACCTGGCGCGCCTGGCCAACGTCGATGCCAGCGTGCAAGCCACGCCGGACGCCGTGCGCGTGACCTACAGCAAAGGAGAAGCAGCATGA
- the mdcE gene encoding biotin-independent malonate decarboxylase subunit gamma yields the protein MNAITDTSRGATWLAALTNNTAPLDGYPASVSVVDAPLAGELARYLAVLPDPDNRFTRARTGEIGLIEAWQLARAVQQIVFEDRELAVKRPIVAVIDVASQAYGRREEAYGIHQALAGAAGAYAEARLAGHPVIGLIVGKAMSGAFLAHGYQANRLIALDDPQVMVHAMGKASAARITLRTVEALEALAETIAPMAYDIGNYATLGLLWQTLPVAQPDAPSELDLAQVRASLQAALSDIRADPQRDLSSRLGAPHRQASARVREVLGQQW from the coding sequence ATGAACGCCATCACCGACACGAGCCGCGGCGCCACCTGGCTGGCGGCACTGACGAATAACACTGCGCCGCTGGACGGCTATCCCGCTTCCGTGAGCGTGGTGGACGCGCCGCTGGCGGGCGAACTGGCGCGCTACCTGGCCGTGCTGCCCGACCCGGACAACCGTTTTACCCGTGCGCGCACGGGTGAAATCGGCCTGATCGAGGCGTGGCAGCTGGCGCGCGCCGTGCAGCAGATAGTTTTTGAGGACCGCGAGTTGGCGGTAAAACGGCCCATCGTCGCCGTCATCGACGTGGCCAGCCAGGCGTATGGCCGGCGCGAAGAAGCCTACGGCATCCACCAGGCGCTGGCCGGCGCGGCGGGGGCGTATGCCGAGGCGCGCCTGGCCGGCCACCCCGTGATCGGCCTGATTGTGGGCAAGGCCATGTCGGGCGCTTTTCTCGCCCACGGCTACCAGGCCAACCGCCTGATCGCGCTCGACGATCCGCAAGTGATGGTGCACGCCATGGGCAAGGCGTCGGCGGCGCGCATCACCTTGCGCACGGTGGAGGCACTGGAAGCGCTGGCCGAGACCATCGCGCCCATGGCTTACGACATCGGCAACTACGCCACCCTGGGGCTGCTGTGGCAAACCTTGCCCGTGGCGCAGCCGGATGCGCCGTCGGAGCTTGATCTGGCGCAGGTGCGCGCCAGCCTGCAGGCGGCCCTCAGCGATATTCGCGCCGACCCGCAGCGCGACCTCTCCAGCCGCCTGGGCGCGCCGCACCGCCAGGCGTCGGCAAGAGTCAGGGAGGTGCTGGGACAGCAGTGGTAG
- the madL gene encoding malonate transporter subunit MadL — MIIYGTALLALCHLLGIFLGDLLGQLMGVKTNVGGVGIAMLLLICARLYMQRRSWLPQMTERGVEYWGAMYIPVVVAMAAQQDVVAALRGGPAAVLAAIGSVVVCGAVISLINRMESPAAIAAAEAESILIKEHRHA, encoded by the coding sequence ATGATCATTTACGGAACCGCATTACTGGCCCTGTGCCATTTGCTCGGCATCTTCCTGGGCGACCTGCTCGGGCAGTTGATGGGCGTCAAAACCAACGTGGGCGGGGTGGGCATTGCCATGCTGCTCTTAATCTGTGCCCGGCTCTACATGCAGCGGCGATCCTGGCTGCCGCAGATGACGGAACGGGGCGTCGAATACTGGGGTGCCATGTATATTCCCGTGGTGGTGGCGATGGCGGCGCAGCAGGATGTGGTCGCGGCGCTGCGCGGCGGGCCGGCGGCCGTGCTGGCCGCCATCGGTTCCGTCGTCGTTTGCGGCGCCGTGATTTCTCTGATTAACAGGATGGAAAGCCCGGCCGCCATCGCGGCTGCCGAAGCCGAGTCGATTCTGATCAAGGAGCACCGTCATGCTTGA
- the madM gene encoding malonate transporter subunit MadM, producing MLELFEKAAAHNGLVTAFAVVGLIMLVSVALSKYLTLGRVHGSAIAIVIGLGLAYWGGVHSGGHKGLADLSLFGGIGLMGGAMLRDFAIVATAFEVQATEARKAGLIGLVALMLGVVLPFLVGAGVAYAFGYSDAVSMTTIGAGAVTYIVGPVTGAAIGASSDVMALSIAAGLIKAILVMVGTPAAARFLRLKTPRSAMVFGGLAGTVSGVSAGLAATDRKLVPYGALVATFHTGLGCLLGPSLLFFAVKAVVA from the coding sequence ATGCTTGAACTCTTTGAAAAAGCCGCCGCCCACAATGGCCTGGTGACGGCATTCGCCGTAGTCGGACTGATCATGCTGGTATCGGTGGCGCTGTCGAAGTATCTGACCCTGGGCCGCGTGCATGGCTCGGCCATTGCCATCGTGATTGGCCTGGGCCTCGCTTACTGGGGCGGCGTGCATAGTGGCGGCCATAAGGGACTGGCCGATTTGTCGCTGTTCGGTGGCATCGGACTGATGGGCGGCGCCATGCTGCGCGACTTCGCCATCGTCGCCACCGCCTTCGAGGTGCAGGCCACCGAGGCGCGCAAGGCCGGCTTGATCGGCCTCGTGGCACTGATGCTGGGCGTGGTGCTGCCGTTCCTCGTCGGCGCTGGTGTCGCTTATGCGTTTGGCTATTCGGATGCCGTCAGCATGACCACCATCGGCGCCGGCGCTGTCACGTATATCGTCGGCCCCGTCACGGGCGCGGCCATCGGCGCCAGTTCGGACGTGATGGCCCTGAGCATTGCGGCGGGCTTGATCAAGGCCATCCTGGTGATGGTGGGCACGCCCGCCGCGGCGCGCTTCCTGCGCCTGAAAACACCGCGTTCGGCGATGGTGTTCGGCGGCCTGGCCGGCACCGTCAGCGGCGTATCGGCCGGATTGGCCGCCACCGACCGCAAGCTGGTGCCATATGGCGCGCTGGTGGCCACGTTTCACACGGGCCTGGGCTGCCTGCTGGGCCCATCCTTGCTGTTCTTTGCCGTCAAGGCGGTGGTGGCCTGA
- a CDS encoding malonate decarboxylase holo-ACP synthase — MQNLRAHDLLWASGLPEGAPLPAWLDAVWLRAAPLVVRRASCAPGRIPVGVRGMLRSERHACEVEAAAVLHRVTPEMLARLARTPLPGPSCAALDALRQVAPLLDATGWAWGPTGGVGFALASGLPVLRADSDLDLVLRIAAPPDADQADALRAIAASVTACRLDLQIDTGLGGFAYAEWAAGRGRVLLKTDRGPLLTATPWELA; from the coding sequence ATGCAAAATCTTCGCGCGCATGATCTGCTATGGGCATCCGGCCTGCCTGAGGGGGCGCCGTTGCCCGCCTGGCTAGACGCTGTCTGGCTGCGGGCGGCGCCGCTGGTGGTGCGGCGCGCCAGCTGCGCGCCCGGACGTATCCCCGTGGGCGTGCGCGGCATGCTGCGCAGCGAGCGGCACGCATGCGAAGTGGAGGCCGCCGCCGTGCTGCACCGGGTGACGCCGGAAATGCTGGCGCGGCTGGCGCGCACGCCGCTGCCTGGGCCTTCCTGCGCCGCGCTCGATGCGCTGCGCCAGGTGGCGCCCTTGCTCGACGCCACGGGCTGGGCCTGGGGGCCGACGGGCGGCGTTGGGTTCGCGCTGGCGAGCGGCTTGCCCGTGCTGCGCGCCGACAGCGACCTCGATCTCGTGCTGCGCATCGCCGCGCCACCGGACGCCGACCAGGCCGACGCCCTGCGCGCCATCGCGGCGAGTGTCACGGCGTGCCGGCTGGACCTGCAGATCGACACGGGCCTTGGCGGCTTTGCGTATGCCGAATGGGCAGCGGGCCGGGGCAGGGTGCTGCTGAAAACGGATCGCGGCCCGCTTCTGACGGCCACGCCATGGGAGCTTGCATGA
- the mdcH gene encoding malonate decarboxylase subunit epsilon — MSVLFTFPGQGAQTPGMLHALPDDAAVRDSLAEAAGALGHDPLALDTAAALASTRAVQLCLLIAGVAMARSLAARGALPDMVAGFSIGEYAAAVVAGALDFTDALRLVARRGQLMEQAYPTGYGMAAIIGLDLAQLEPLLARVHGAATPVYVANLNAPRQIAIAGSEPALQAVMALALAHGASKAKRLAVSVPSHCPLLDAAALDLRAAFDSVTVRRPSLVYLSSSAARTLFDAARIRDSLAANMAQRVQWAATSRLAWERGARLALEMPPGSVLTRLTAPDFTDGVAVCCDGNRVDSLLALVRRERNGP; from the coding sequence ATGAGCGTGTTATTTACCTTTCCCGGCCAGGGCGCCCAGACTCCGGGCATGCTGCATGCGCTGCCGGACGATGCGGCGGTGAGAGATTCCCTGGCTGAAGCGGCGGGAGCGCTGGGCCACGATCCTTTGGCACTGGATACGGCCGCCGCACTGGCATCGACGCGGGCCGTGCAACTGTGTCTGCTGATCGCCGGCGTGGCGATGGCGCGTTCGCTGGCCGCGCGTGGCGCGCTACCGGACATGGTGGCCGGCTTTTCCATCGGCGAGTATGCGGCGGCGGTGGTGGCTGGCGCGCTAGATTTCACCGATGCCCTGCGCCTGGTGGCGCGGCGCGGGCAGCTGATGGAACAGGCGTATCCCACCGGCTACGGCATGGCGGCCATCATCGGCCTGGATCTGGCGCAACTCGAACCCTTGCTGGCCCGGGTGCACGGCGCCGCCACGCCAGTATATGTCGCCAACCTGAACGCTCCGCGCCAGATCGCCATTGCCGGCAGCGAGCCCGCCCTGCAAGCCGTGATGGCGCTGGCCCTGGCGCACGGCGCCAGCAAGGCCAAGCGCCTGGCCGTCAGCGTGCCGTCGCACTGCCCGCTGCTGGACGCCGCCGCGCTGGACTTGCGCGCCGCCTTCGACAGCGTGACCGTGCGCCGCCCGTCGCTCGTCTACCTGAGCAGCAGCGCGGCGCGCACGCTGTTCGATGCTGCCCGCATCCGCGACAGCCTGGCCGCCAACATGGCACAGCGCGTGCAATGGGCCGCTACCTCGCGCCTGGCGTGGGAACGGGGCGCCCGGCTGGCCCTGGAAATGCCGCCCGGCAGCGTCCTGACGCGCCTGACGGCGCCTGACTTCACCGATGGCGTGGCCGTCTGCTGCGACGGCAACCGGGTCGACAGCCTGCTGGCGCTGGTGCGGCGGGAGCGGAACGGGCCTTGA